Proteins encoded in a region of the Malaciobacter mytili LMG 24559 genome:
- the rpsI gene encoding 30S ribosomal protein S9 has protein sequence MAKVYATGRRKTAIAKVWLENGNGQLTINGQSLDAWLGGLESIKKRVMQPLEVAKQETSVNVIVKTLGGGYSAQADAVRHGISRALVAYDEQFRTILKPYGLLTRDARSVERKKYGKKKARKSTQFSKR, from the coding sequence ATGGCAAAAGTTTACGCAACAGGTAGAAGAAAAACAGCTATCGCAAAAGTATGGCTAGAAAATGGTAATGGTCAACTTACAATTAATGGTCAATCTTTAGATGCATGGTTAGGTGGATTAGAATCAATCAAAAAAAGAGTTATGCAACCATTAGAAGTAGCAAAACAAGAAACTTCTGTAAATGTAATTGTTAAAACTTTAGGTGGAGGATACTCTGCACAAGCTGATGCTGTAAGACATGGTATTTCAAGAGCATTAGTTGCTTATGATGAGCAATTTAGAACAATCTTAAAACCTTATGGATTATTAACAAGAGATGCAAGATCTGTTGAAAGAAAAAAATACGGAAAGAAAAAAGCGAGAAAATCTACGCAGTTCTCAAAAAGATAA
- the rplM gene encoding 50S ribosomal protein L13 — protein sequence MKFTQMAKANEIERDWVVVDATDKVFGRIITEVATILRGKHKPSYTPHVDCGDYVVIINASKAKFSGTKLETKNYFTHSGYFGSTKTHKMSEMFEKNPEKLYKLATRGMLPKTTLGKTMLKKLKVYAGSEHPHTAQIKG from the coding sequence ATGAAATTTACTCAAATGGCAAAAGCTAACGAAATCGAGAGAGATTGGGTAGTAGTAGATGCAACTGATAAAGTATTTGGTAGAATTATTACTGAAGTTGCTACTATCTTAAGAGGTAAACATAAACCTTCTTATACTCCTCACGTAGATTGTGGAGATTATGTTGTAATTATCAATGCATCTAAAGCTAAATTTTCTGGAACTAAATTAGAGACTAAAAACTACTTTACACACTCAGGTTATTTTGGAAGTACTAAAACTCACAAAATGTCTGAAATGTTTGAAAAAAATCCAGAAAAATTATATAAATTAGCAACAAGAGGTATGTTACCTAAAACTACTCTTGGTAAAACAATGTTAAAAAAATTAAAAGTATATGCAGGTTCTGAGCATCCTCATACTGCGCAAATTAAAGGATAA